In the Caenorhabditis elegans chromosome X genome, one interval contains:
- the sdn-1 gene encoding Syndecan (Confirmed by transcript evidence) yields the protein MILKLNFCLSTYSVLILLSLSTQAFAANQAKTKVVPSSTISTKSLKNGISEVEGSANIPGRLADIEVNGSGYPTDDEDGDDVHGSGKPPSSATTKSDKVTSPSHAVVTAKPTTVPTTTASFKPPVQPKPKPAANDKEIKVEEDEDDDEDEDEDDEDDEEDFADENIHNDEDFFTTTTTTTYRPIVVATTSTPRSAATNPPRQQPPMVTSTISSGPFSPFHETLANGFYAAIAGGVLVAVITAILLVLFVVFRIRKKDEGSYALDEPKQARPYASYGYTKASTKEFYA from the exons ATGATTCTGAAACTCAATTTCTGCCTGTCGACTTACTCGGTCCTCATTCTCCTATCCTTATCTACACAAGCTTTCGCCGCAAATCAAGCAAAAACGAAAGTGGTCCCTTCGTCAACTATTTCTacgaaaagcttgaaaaatggaatatctGAA GTCGAAGGAAGTGCAAACATTCCCGGCAGGTTAGCAGACATCGAAGTCAATGGATCCGGCTACCCAACCGACGACGAAGACGGTGATGATGTCCATGGGTCAG GCAAGCCGCCATCTTCAGCTACCACAAAATCGGACAAGGTTACATCTCCAAGCCATGCTGTTGTGACTGCAAAGCCGACAACGGTACCTACTACTACAGCG AGCTTCAAGCCTCCTGTtcagcccaagcctaagccagCGGCAAACGACAAGGAGATCAAGGTCGAGGAGGACGAGgacgatgatgaagatgaggatgaagatgatgaggatgatgaagaagatttTGCTGATGAGAATATTCATAATGATGAAGATTTCTTCACAACTACTACTACAACAACGTATCGACCTATTGTTGTAGCTACCACCTC aacgcCAAGGTCAGCAGCCACAAATCCACCTCGACAGCAGCCACCAATGGTCACATCAACCATCTCATCTGGACCATTCTCGCCATTCCATGAGACACTGGCAAATGGCTTCTATGCAG ctaTTGCCGGAGGTGTTCTCGTTGCGGTGATTACAGCCATTCTACTCGTGCTCTTTGTAGTCTTTCGAATCAGGAAAAAAGATGAAGGGTCATACGCATTGGATGAACCCAAGCAAGCAAGACCATATGCCTCGTATGGTTATACCAAAGCATCGACAAAAGAATTTTACGCGTAA
- the nhx-5 gene encoding Sodium/hydrogen exchanger (Confirmed by transcript evidence) codes for MKLLWTISTILLISSTVAGSNNGNTRLDMAAQRRASNIHRMDTIILLTYVSVMVLIVVTAWAFKHYRFRFIHESGVTLFYGLLIGFVIRYFGLGLLQSQTFDVITKNKTIVKEPPDYLMLEVKPEGGSRVSFHYELIEGFFADKRKKIEQQIEQKSVFSPEVFFNMLIPPIIFNAGYSLKKRHFFRNIGSILAIVFIGTTISCFGTGCLMFVFTSIFQMGYSFKELLFFGALISATDPVTIISVFNDMNVEADLFALIFGESALNDAVAIVLSEVIENFSTSSEAITLQDFGSAIAGFAGVFFGSLMLGFMIGCMNAFLTKMTLISEHALLESSLFVLISYISFLVAEVCGLTGIVSVLFCGIAQAHYTYNNLSDESQSNTKHFFHMVSFIMESFIFCYIGVSVFVTNNQRWSFSFLLFSLISITASRALFVYPLSWLLNIRRRPKIPKRYQHMILFAGLRGAMAFALAGRNTSTENRQMIFATTTAVVIVTVLVNGGLTSWMIDYLQIKHGKDAIEEGQRLENSMSSSPADQHSDLDESVPVTMSPGLNPWDKAFLPRKWYHFDASFMKPLLTHATPSLEQTLPPFCLPLTSLLTSSRQRAGETSSFDCE; via the exons ATGAAATTGTTATGGACGATATCAACGATATTGCTCATCTCGTCAACTGTAGCAGGTTCTAACAATGGAAACACAAGACTGGATATGGCGGCTCAAAGG AGAGCTTCCAATATCCATCGCATGGACACCATCATACTCCTCACCTACGTTTCCGTTATGGTTTTGATTGTAGTCACCGCGTGGGCTTTCAAACATTACCGATTCAGATTTATTCATGAAAGTGGAGTCACTCTTTTTTATG GATTATTGATCGGTTTTGTCATTCGATACTTTGGTTTGGGTTTGTTGCAGTCTCAAACATTTGATGTCATTACAAAGAACAAAACCATAGTGAAAGAGCCACCAGATTATTTGAT gCTCGAAGTAAAACCAGAGGGTGGATCCCGCGTATCATTTCACTATGAGCTGATTGAAGGATTTTTCGCTGACAAGCGAAAAAAGATTGAGCAGCAAATTGAGCAAAAG AGTGTTTTCTCACCAGAAGTGTTCTTTAACATGCTTATTCCGCCCATCATTTTCAATGCGGGATATTCATTGAAGAAACGtcacttttttagaaacattggAAGTATCTTAGCTATTGTTTTCATTGGTACCACAATTTCGTGTTTCGGAACAGG atgTCTGATGTTTGTGTTCAcatcaatatttcaaatgggATATTCTTTCAAagaacttttgttttttggagcattgATTTCCGCCACGGATCCTG tcacTATAATCTCCGTGTTTAATGATATGAACGTTGAAGCCGACTTGTTTGCGTTAATATTCGGAGAGAGCGCATTGAATGATGCAGTGGCCATTGTGCTTTCAGA GgtcattgaaaacttttcaaccaGTAGTGAAGCAATCACACTTCAGGACTTTGGAAGTGCAATTGCAGGGTTTGCAGGAGTTTTCTTTG GATCCCTGATGTTGGGTTTCATGATTGGATGTATGAACGCGTTCCTCACAAAAATGACACTCATTTCCGAACATGCGTTACTAGAGAGCTCTCTATTTGTTCTCATCTCTTACATATCATTTCTAGTGGCTGAAGTTTGTGGTTTAACag GAATAGTTTCTGTGTTGTTCTGTGGAATCGCTCAAGCTCACTACACGTACAACAACCTATCCGACGAGTCGCAAAGTAACACCAAACACTTTTTCCAT atggtgTCATTTATTATGGAAAGTTTCATTTTCTGCTACATTGGTGTTAGTGTATTTGTTACCAATAATCAACGTTGGAGCTTCtcctttttgctcttttcattG atatcTATTACTGCTTCACGAGCTCTTTTCGTCTACCCGCTCAGTTGGCTGCTCAATATACGACGTCggccaaaaattcccaaaag GTATCAACACATGATTTTGTTTGCTGGACTACGTGGAGCAATGGCATTTGCACTTGCAGGAAGAAACACCTCAACTGAAAATCGACAG ATGATCTTTGCAACAACAACTGCAGTTGTCATAGTGACCGTTTTGGTGAATGGTGGACTTACTTCCTGGATGATTGATTATCTTCAAATCAA ACACGGCAAGGATGCTATTGAAGAAGGACAACGCCTCGAAAACTCCATGTCTAGTTCGCCGGCAGATCAGCATTCTGATCTAGATGAGTCTGTTCCAGTGACAATGTCACCGGGTCTCAATCCATGGGACAAGGCATTCCTGCCAAGGAAGTGGTATCATTTTGATGCCAG tttcatgAAACCTCTACTGACCCATGCGACGCCATCTTTGGAACAAACACTCCCACCGTTCTGTCTTCCATTGACTTCCTTGTTGACTTCAAGCCGTCAACGCGCG GGCGAGACGTCATCATTCGATTGCGAGTAA
- the sdn-1 gene encoding putative syndecan (Confirmed by transcript evidence) — MILKLNFCLSTYSVLILLSLSTQAFAANQAKTKVVPSSTISTKSLKNGISEQVEGSANIPGRLADIEVNGSGYPTDDEDGDDVHGSGKPPSSATTKSDKVTSPSHAVVTAKPTTVPTTTASFKPPVQPKPKPAANDKEIKVEEDEDDDEDEDEDDEDDEEDFADENIHNDEDFFTTTTTTTYRPIVVATTSTPRSAATNPPRQQPPMVTSTISSGPFSPFHETLANGFYAAIAGGVLVAVITAILLVLFVVFRIRKKDEGSYALDEPKQARPYASYGYTKASTKEFYA, encoded by the exons ATGATTCTGAAACTCAATTTCTGCCTGTCGACTTACTCGGTCCTCATTCTCCTATCCTTATCTACACAAGCTTTCGCCGCAAATCAAGCAAAAACGAAAGTGGTCCCTTCGTCAACTATTTCTacgaaaagcttgaaaaatggaatatctGAA CAGGTCGAAGGAAGTGCAAACATTCCCGGCAGGTTAGCAGACATCGAAGTCAATGGATCCGGCTACCCAACCGACGACGAAGACGGTGATGATGTCCATGGGTCAG GCAAGCCGCCATCTTCAGCTACCACAAAATCGGACAAGGTTACATCTCCAAGCCATGCTGTTGTGACTGCAAAGCCGACAACGGTACCTACTACTACAGCG AGCTTCAAGCCTCCTGTtcagcccaagcctaagccagCGGCAAACGACAAGGAGATCAAGGTCGAGGAGGACGAGgacgatgatgaagatgaggatgaagatgatgaggatgatgaagaagatttTGCTGATGAGAATATTCATAATGATGAAGATTTCTTCACAACTACTACTACAACAACGTATCGACCTATTGTTGTAGCTACCACCTC aacgcCAAGGTCAGCAGCCACAAATCCACCTCGACAGCAGCCACCAATGGTCACATCAACCATCTCATCTGGACCATTCTCGCCATTCCATGAGACACTGGCAAATGGCTTCTATGCAG ctaTTGCCGGAGGTGTTCTCGTTGCGGTGATTACAGCCATTCTACTCGTGCTCTTTGTAGTCTTTCGAATCAGGAAAAAAGATGAAGGGTCATACGCATTGGATGAACCCAAGCAAGCAAGACCATATGCCTCGTATGGTTATACCAAAGCATCGACAAAAGAATTTTACGCGTAA
- the nhx-5 gene encoding Sodium/hydrogen exchanger (Confirmed by transcript evidence), giving the protein MKLLWTISTILLISSTVAGSNNGNTRLDMAAQRRASNIHRMDTIILLTYVSVMVLIVVTAWAFKHYRFRFIHESGVTLFYGLLIGFVIRYFGLGLLQSQTFDVITKNKTIVKEPPDYLMLEVKPEGGSRVSFHYELIEGFFADKRKKIEQQIEQKSVFSPEVFFNMLIPPIIFNAGYSLKKRHFFRNIGSILAIVFIGTTISCFGTGCLMFVFTSIFQMGYSFKELLFFGALISATDPVTIISVFNDMNVEADLFALIFGESALNDAVAIVLSEVIENFSTSSEAITLQDFGSAIAGFAGVFFGSLMLGFMIGCMNAFLTKMTLISEHALLESSLFVLISYISFLVAEVCGLTGIVSVLFCGIAQAHYTYNNLSDESQSNTKHFFHMVSFIMESFIFCYIGVSVFVTNNQRWSFSFLLFSLISITASRALFVYPLSWLLNIRRRPKIPKRYQHMILFAGLRGAMAFALAGRNTSTENRQMIFATTTAVVIVTVLVNGGLTSWMIDYLQIKHGKDAIEEGQRLENSMSSSPADQHSDLDESVPVTMSPGLNPWDKAFLPRKWYHFDASFMKPLLTHATPSLEQTLPPFCLPLTSLLTSSRQRAYVSAEPFNTIVQSGIPLIDGSGCDEESV; this is encoded by the exons ATGAAATTGTTATGGACGATATCAACGATATTGCTCATCTCGTCAACTGTAGCAGGTTCTAACAATGGAAACACAAGACTGGATATGGCGGCTCAAAGG AGAGCTTCCAATATCCATCGCATGGACACCATCATACTCCTCACCTACGTTTCCGTTATGGTTTTGATTGTAGTCACCGCGTGGGCTTTCAAACATTACCGATTCAGATTTATTCATGAAAGTGGAGTCACTCTTTTTTATG GATTATTGATCGGTTTTGTCATTCGATACTTTGGTTTGGGTTTGTTGCAGTCTCAAACATTTGATGTCATTACAAAGAACAAAACCATAGTGAAAGAGCCACCAGATTATTTGAT gCTCGAAGTAAAACCAGAGGGTGGATCCCGCGTATCATTTCACTATGAGCTGATTGAAGGATTTTTCGCTGACAAGCGAAAAAAGATTGAGCAGCAAATTGAGCAAAAG AGTGTTTTCTCACCAGAAGTGTTCTTTAACATGCTTATTCCGCCCATCATTTTCAATGCGGGATATTCATTGAAGAAACGtcacttttttagaaacattggAAGTATCTTAGCTATTGTTTTCATTGGTACCACAATTTCGTGTTTCGGAACAGG atgTCTGATGTTTGTGTTCAcatcaatatttcaaatgggATATTCTTTCAAagaacttttgttttttggagcattgATTTCCGCCACGGATCCTG tcacTATAATCTCCGTGTTTAATGATATGAACGTTGAAGCCGACTTGTTTGCGTTAATATTCGGAGAGAGCGCATTGAATGATGCAGTGGCCATTGTGCTTTCAGA GgtcattgaaaacttttcaaccaGTAGTGAAGCAATCACACTTCAGGACTTTGGAAGTGCAATTGCAGGGTTTGCAGGAGTTTTCTTTG GATCCCTGATGTTGGGTTTCATGATTGGATGTATGAACGCGTTCCTCACAAAAATGACACTCATTTCCGAACATGCGTTACTAGAGAGCTCTCTATTTGTTCTCATCTCTTACATATCATTTCTAGTGGCTGAAGTTTGTGGTTTAACag GAATAGTTTCTGTGTTGTTCTGTGGAATCGCTCAAGCTCACTACACGTACAACAACCTATCCGACGAGTCGCAAAGTAACACCAAACACTTTTTCCAT atggtgTCATTTATTATGGAAAGTTTCATTTTCTGCTACATTGGTGTTAGTGTATTTGTTACCAATAATCAACGTTGGAGCTTCtcctttttgctcttttcattG atatcTATTACTGCTTCACGAGCTCTTTTCGTCTACCCGCTCAGTTGGCTGCTCAATATACGACGTCggccaaaaattcccaaaag GTATCAACACATGATTTTGTTTGCTGGACTACGTGGAGCAATGGCATTTGCACTTGCAGGAAGAAACACCTCAACTGAAAATCGACAG ATGATCTTTGCAACAACAACTGCAGTTGTCATAGTGACCGTTTTGGTGAATGGTGGACTTACTTCCTGGATGATTGATTATCTTCAAATCAA ACACGGCAAGGATGCTATTGAAGAAGGACAACGCCTCGAAAACTCCATGTCTAGTTCGCCGGCAGATCAGCATTCTGATCTAGATGAGTCTGTTCCAGTGACAATGTCACCGGGTCTCAATCCATGGGACAAGGCATTCCTGCCAAGGAAGTGGTATCATTTTGATGCCAG tttcatgAAACCTCTACTGACCCATGCGACGCCATCTTTGGAACAAACACTCCCACCGTTCTGTCTTCCATTGACTTCCTTGTTGACTTCAAGCCGTCAACGCGCG tacGTCAGTGCAGAGCCCTTCAATACAATTGTACAATCAG ggatTCCATTGATTGATGGCTCCGGTTGTGATGAAGAATCAGTTTAA
- the F57C7.4 gene encoding PKD/REJ-like domain-containing protein (Confirmed by transcript evidence): protein MIEERLLKYLLLLFLILGFCECKILNQCYSSGTSCIRFEKAYFEFVDTVQLTSDNVPTLKDNAGTTSTRVVLSELLSHLAFNHSWTLAALVVNAGTRTDVQWKIAPDETSEHPIEIDDPDGYDNPFPNATVHCVDIQNYADDAKRFLVVPPNYNFFFSVNGSASINCSKSGISIIPFVWDDTSRASIRGMSYFSSSPCSSECLVLPIPTLLVRFCPNVNNSNLEIHIDKVEDFTAELSDDLLGINIQKVNDSIEFPMGIMNCEVLMENSSILGENPICLGDGANVAIKFGANPKIGILQEVKTKFSPRSAFLKSPKNAVYPNFTVSHEKEVATCSNSTTFEVKQISGNGFMPLSFQWTILNGTLDMETIAKAATERLLEIPSHHLSTNNVILVTGCNVAEKCTSSGPIYTALVDDASVFSVSIDGVEQETPASFGLRLRANPTFKQCSSKTSPKDVQYEWKLNGEGKMYDDGLKLPAYSYSVNELVNVTLIARYSYEKPYSSSSTKTIHYFGLPLLVNLDCAERQIGKDHDLTIRVLAVDQNRKDSSLKYQWTCELIDEKNDTQSCNLGAIDTFQDFLKIPTNKLIENTIMNVTATVSSEEQSDSSSCIVTIAATQIPTVTFYRLAEKKQNAFDYIRIQALVSSSLPTLNITWEVVRDPQFGYFNISSFISNPTTIIKNVPSKSDVFVSFTIPPAGTQLAMWPGLMSGKTFVIRLWASNEKGSSFSDLHLSTNAPPTKGNIDISVPFYPPFALETPVTFSVGDGWNDDKDDLPLTYQFGYRIHYDNNETYEYQGSKSTVKYIQFFLPSTSGNGSDECGERIGITALLTVCDRLGSCNSEESGMFIVEPSKNSSIAALDLISLLNTDVTNGNFISAIAKINALNIELCTENFDESQTDHITMLLFQSLSESSESEEFQIALKAAYSLLPVVSSDILTVLIDVLSNYRELTFKTLEGNTNSRRKRAVNEVQTTAKVYQATESEATDMLKVYDILIGKDKPVVDVFFLNINDFLTGFCVQLDENSKRVMSATGGDYTAIQTQSVNVNRDGYTGVFNVSGPNKLSNITFSSYFASSYSSWNCGSGTSSTCRYVCLGTAWISNQALGDNSYLAEALFLSYIQLSVNKSVSDLHQLSLVDPISGTILTPSNGQFLYSVDIAVMNYKPINYYNCYIYHQNSGWDFRQCVSSIYAKMINNQSFFTCNCSSTGIIGVFLTSGPAPTPLPDHNEILLTLIIDMEVSSDDLAKIFTKIAQLSEVETKRFVKIANKGNKTIQATLRPPFRSDQKSNSVAVQCIQKAVGYQKILNLITVLNFTYSVVNRELNGDSYARKLTFNFLNSYINKLSDDADDYAKKWAQSMATTLQISEYRFKNYKVFFGVVYNITVTLPFTDELKPLSAEEISLMIQECTKYGEFDFQLADESVHLGIIANADITMLMVLHETNSLMIALAVVLSVILGLGTIFICGAVMVKLRTDKLIVEERRRANLNEHQFQLPPPPEYPVDSSVFHVVDQYPLRRQRADDRQF, encoded by the exons atgatAGAAGAGCGCCTATTGAAGTATTTGTTATTACTGTTCCTAATTCTTGGATTCTGCGAATGTAAGATTCTCAATCAATGCTATTCATCTGGAACAAGCTGTATTCGGTTTGAAAAAgcttattttgaatttgtggACACTGTTCAACTAACCAGCGATAATGTGCCAACTCTAAAAGACAACGCAGGAACAACATCAACTCGTGTTGTGCTCAGTGAGCTTCTAAGTCATTTGGCATTCAATCATAGTTGGACACTTGCCGCATTG GTGGTCAACGCAGGCACACGCACTGACGTTCAATGGAAAATAGCTCCTGATGAGACAAGTGAGCATCCAATTGAAATAGACGATCCAGATGGATATGACAATCCGTTTCCTAATGCGACAGTTCATTGCGTCGACATTCAAAATTATGCTGATGACGCAAAACGG tttttggtaGTACCACCCAActacaatttctttttttctgttaatgGCTCCGCTTCCATaaactgttcaaaaagtgGGATTTCAATTATTCCGTTTGTTTGGGATGATACCAGTAGGGCAAGTATACGAGGAATGTCCTATTTTTCTTCATCACCTTGCTCTAGT GAATGCCTCGTGTTGCCTATCCCAACATTGTTGGTTAGATTCTGCCCAAATGTCAACAACAG CAATTTGGAAATTCACATTGATAAAGTTGAAGATTTTACTGCCGAGTTGTCTGATGATTTACTTGGTATAAACATTCAAAAGGTTAATGattcaattgaatttccaatGGGCATTATGAATTGTGAGGTTTTGAtggaaaactcttccattctCGGAG AAAACCCTATTTGTCTGGGAGATGGGGCAAATGTCGCCATTAAATTTGGTGCCAATCCAAAGATCGGCATACTACAAGaagtgaaaacaaaattctcaCCTCGATCAGCATTTCtcaaaagtccaaaaaatgcG GTGTATCCAAACTTTACAGTTTCCCATGAAAAAGAAGTGGCTACATGTTCTAATTCAACAACGTTCGAAGTAAAACAGATTTCAGGGAACGGCTTCATGCCTTTGAGTTTTCAGTGGACTATTTTGAATg GTACCTTGGATATGGAAACCATTGCAAAAGCCGCAACAGAAAGACTTCTGGAAATCCCCAGTCATCAT ctatCAACAAACAATGTGATACTGGTCACCGGGTGTAATGTAGCGGAAAAATGCACTTCAAGTGGACCAATCTATACCGCACTTGTTGATGATGCATCAGTGTTTTCAGTTTCTATTGATG GCGTTGAACAAGAAACCCCTGCTTCATTCGGTCTTCGTCTCCGTGCAAACCCTACTTTTAAGCAATGCAGCTCCAAAACGTCCCCAAAAGATGTTCAG tacgaGTGGAAATTGAATGGGGAAGGCAAAATGTATGATGACGGGCTCAAACTACCGGCTTATTCATATTCTGTGAATGAGCTGGTTAATGTTACACTGATAGCAAGATACAGTTACGAAAAACCGTACTCTTCAAGTTCAACAAAGACCATACAT tattttggCTTACCACTTCTAGTAAATTTGGATTGTGCTGAACGTCAGATTGGGAAAGATCACGACCTCACAATACGAGTATTGGCGGTAGATCAAAATCGAAAGGACTCTAGTCTTAAATACCAATGGACCTGTGAACTCATTGATG aaaaaaatgacacGCAAAGCTGCAATCTTGGAGCGATTGACACgtttcaggattttttgaagatcccTACTAACAAATTAATCGAAAATACTATTATGAATGTGACAGCAACCGTTTCATCTGAGGAACAATCTGACAGCTCTTCATGTATCGTCACAATTGCAGCAACTCAAATTCCAACAGTTACATTTTATAGACTCgcagagaaaaaacaaaatgctTTTGATTATATCAG aatccaAGCATTAGTAAGTTCGTCATTGCCAACCTTGAATATCACATGGGAAGTTGTTCGAGATCCTCAGTTTggttatttcaatatttcatcgTTTATATCTAACCCTActacaattataaaaaatgttccatcAAAATCTGACGTATTTGTATCATTCACAATTCCACCTGCAGGAACACA ACTTGCCATGTGGCCAGGATTGATGAGTGGTAAAACCTTTGTGATCCGGCTTTGGGCGTCTAATGAAAAAGGATCTTCGTTTTCGGATTTGCACTTGTCTACGAATGCGCCACCAACCAAAGGAAATATTGAT atatctgTACCGTTTTATCCACCGTTTGCTCTTGAAACTCCAGTTACATTTTCTGTTGGTGATGGTTGGAATGATGATAAAGACGACTTGCCTTTGACATATCAGTTTGGTTATAGAATTCATTACGACAATAATGAAACATATGAATATCAAGGATCAAAGAGCACGGTCAAATACATTCAATTCTTTCTGCCATCGA CTTCTGGAAACGGCTCAGATGAATGTGGTGAACGCATTGGTATTACTGCTCTTTTAACTGTCTGCGATCGCCTTGGTTCGTGTAACTCTGAAGAGTCTGGAATGTTCATCGTTGAACCATCAAAAAACTCTTCAATTGCTGCATTGGATTTAATCAGTCTTCTCAATACCGACGTTACAAATGGCAACTTTATATCTGccattgcaaaaataaatgcacTGAACATCGAACTTtgcacagaaaattttgatgaatcaCAGACAGATCATATCACTATGTTGCTTTTTCAATCACTTTCCGAGTCCAG TGAAAGTGAGGAATTCCAAATTGCACTGAAAGCTGCATACTCATTACTTCCCGTTGTATCCTCAGATATTCTCACAGTTCTTATTGATGTTCTCTCAAACTACCGTGAACTTACATTTAAAACTTTGGAAGGCAATACGAATAGTCGGAGAAAACGAGCTGTCAATGAAGTTCAAACTACTGCCAAAGTTTACCAAGCGACAGAATCGGAG GCTACTGATATGTTGAAAGTGTATGacattttaattggaaaagacAAACCAGTTgttgatgtttttttcttgaacatTAACGATTTTCTTACTGGATTTTGTGTTCAATTGGATGAAAATTCTAAACGAGTCATGTCAGCAACG GGAGGCGACTACACAGCGATTCAAACGCAATCAGTTAATGTCAACCGAGATGGATACACTGGTGTATTCAACGTCAGCGGGCCGAACAAGTTGTCAAATATCACATTCTCATCATATTTTGCATCATCATATTCATCGTGGAATTGTGGATCAGGAACTTCATCTACATGCCGATATGTTTGTCTTGGTACAGCATGGATATCTAATCAAGCCCTTGGTGACAATAGTTATTTGGCTGAGGCTCTCTTTTTAAGCTACATCCAATTATCGGTTAACAAAAGTGTTTCTGATTTGCACCAg ttaagtCTAGTTGATCCAATTTCTGGAACGATACTCACGCCGTCTAATGGACAATTTTTATACTCAGTTGATATAGCTGTTATGAATTACAAACCGATAAACTATTATAAT TGCTACATATATCATCAAAACTCCGGCTGGGACTTCCGACAATGTGTTTCTTCTATCTACGCAAAAATGATAAacaatcaaagttttttcactTGTAATTGTTCTTCCACTGGAATCATTGG TGTTTTTCTGACCAGTGGGCCTGCACCAACTCCACTCCCAGATCACAATGAAATTCTTCTCACGTTGATTATAGACATGGAGGTTTCTAGCGATGatttggccaaaatttttacaaagatTGCTCAGTTATCAGAAGTCGAAACAAA acgatttgtgaaaattgcaaacaaGGGCAACAAAACTATTCAAGCAACATTACGTCCACCATTCCGCTCGGATCAAAAAAGTAACAGCGTGGCAGTTCAATGTATTCAGAAAGCAGTGggttatcaaaaaatcttgaaccTTATAACTGTTCTGAACTTTACATACTCAGTCGTGAACCGAG aactGAACGGCGATTCTTATGCAAGAAAGCTcacttttaactttttgaactcATACATCAACAAATTGAGCGATGATGCTGATGATTATGCCAAGAAATGGGCTCAATCAATGGCTACTACTCtgcaaatttctgaatatcgattcaaaaactataaagtCTTCTTTG GAGTTGTTTACAATATCACAGTCACACTACCGTTCACAGATGAGTTGAAACCATTAAGCGCTGAAGAAATTTCTTTGATGATACAG GAGTGCACAAAATATGGAGAATTTGATTTCCAGTTAGCTGATGAGTCTGTTCATTTGGGAATTATTGCAAACGCAGATATTACCATGCTAATGGTTTTACATG aaaccaaTTCATTAATGATAGCGTTAGCTGTGGTACTTTCCGTTATCCTTGGTCTcggaacaatttttatatgtgGTGCAGTTATGGTTAAGTTAAGAACAGATAAACTTATTGTAGAG GAGCGTCGTCGAGCAAATTTGAATGAACATCAATTTCAGCTTCCACCTCCTCCAGAATATCCGGTGGATTCTTCAGTATTTCACGTGGTAGATCAATATC cacTTCGTCGTCAAAGAGCAGATGACCGCCAATTCTGA